The region CTACACATCCTATTTCcgagacactaaatgatcctcgaaaatacCTAACTCAGCAGCTAGGCCATGTCGCATCAAactaatcatccatgattcGATCATCCTTGATAACCACAGTTATCCTATATTCCATTGTAAGGATTtaactaatgacctcaaattaATAGTCTTTGAATCTCtcagatccataatcatggttaccgagtcaacctgaCACCCGAATTATATCATCGGATCCTAatttcaatagctagatcattcttCTTGTACTAGCCCCTATCAAGCTTTTACTATTCATCGAGAATAGTAATTGGATATTGGAATAGTGTATGTtcatgaatagtacaccaggtaagttttcaggaaagagaggtgggtcacaaatgaaCACACTTAAATTCCAAGTCTTTCTTTAGCTAGAACTGTCCTAGACATGCACGTCCACTGCACAACACTTAAATCCggtaacctctaagccttcaaccgacaatccccaaatctccaaaaaaaaatttcgtcttACGAACCATTAATCTTGGGGTTCTAACTTGGGGTTCCAACTAATTGGTTCCATCAATACCAGATTATCTTAAGTCTCCAAACTGTTAttccctaatctccaaatagggtttaactctgATATTAACTTCATCAAAGTCACTTAAGGCTtccaataaacttaagctctgataccaattgtaatgCCTCACTttttcgggcgcgttataacttgggacaattccgagacaataaatttttttccctttcaaaCTTAatgctaaatcacatcattcctcgaattcattccagaatttccatacattttatctcggaagagaatcattatacacatcaaatgcgaaagcaatgatcgaacctgatatcttaacattgatcattaaatcatcgttcctcaacaaACTTTATACAAAACATAAGTTATCatctaacattaaccctaaacaaggttatacatcatcattcctcaaaacgttcagaattcaaaatagcagaatttaaatacatagactacataacatacatttcatgcACCTTGCTAAgtaccatttcatgcctcattcatccttgtatctactataatctccatctggaatgtttgaatagtccaggggcaaagcccaagttagatgatgaatcatctaagtaagggtacagaaaacatatttcgtgcatgaatacaatgtcttactcatcgtaggtgacaactgcacccctcatgctacctaccatttttgcggccacctctttcgaagctggggtgtatgggtgcaccattggtaaagtagcggtgccagttcatactccctacggccatAATGCgcatgatcaatgatatcaatgtgtacatatgcattttatagcatgtcatgtatgcagtctatgtgatggatacatatttgagcatgtcaacatgatgaaaacattttcaaggaacataaatcacttacaaaccaagcatttttcataaaactaaattcagttgggaagtaccacttaccttctcaagcttatcgggctatctTGATATTTGTGCCTTGCCTCGAAATATGTGCATcccctcgatttgcgtgccgacctcaaaattcgcacaagccacttcaacttaagcctcaaagcatcctaatcaccacatttatttaaataaacattaaaatctatttttccataatttcttacattttctttatttttctctctatttcttcctatttttttcaataaatccaaactaaatattttctcaaatatttcactagaaaaattcataaaacaatattcttaaatttttttagggaATTTAACTTACCTCGACTTAGCCTCTTCGACTtactcggtatgcgtgccatattcccgaAACGTGTGCCCGAACCGTTTTCTTgtccaaaatctctgaaatattaataattattcatttcctattttttgggattttttgagaatttttttcctatttttctccatttcttttattttcttcctttttcttttcttttattttttttctttcttttcttctccttcttcttccttccttcctcccGCCTGCAACTTCTGCGCACACAATGCTTGCGGCCCCTCTTCCTATCGGCCTTGCCGCCGCCAGCCGCCACCACGGCTAGCACCTTCGCCGTAGGTTGCGCCCCGCTCCAGCACGCACAGCTGCAGCCACCGCAGCCACCAACTGGCCTCTCGCGTGCAGCCACCCAGTTGCAATAGTCGCGGTTGCCATGGCTATTTCCACCCACGCCGGTAGCCTCCTCGTCAGCCTCCGCTACTGCCAGCGCCACCGTGTGCCTCCGCTGCTCGCGACAGCCTCTGATCGTTGATCGCGGCTGTTTCcacgcggccatggctgccgaacAGCAGCTTTGCTACtgttgccatggccgatttcggCCATTGTAGGCCCCTCCCTTTCGGCTccagcactctctctctctctctctcgatctcataAGCTCTCTCTACCTCTTTCTCTCGGCCTTTGGCTTGCCCGAGCTGGCTGCATTCATCTTCCATTTTcttgcttctttcttcttcaattctcatcctatttataggcaagcCAGCGCCCCAAACTTGCCATGGCCACTTATCTTGGCGTGTAATCCTCTCTAAACCTTGCGGGGGATGGCTATACAGAGGCATGGGACAATTGGCAGAGGCATAGGTTGCATTTATTGAGGCATGGCCTCTGCTCTGCgcgtacacatatatatatataactatatattatattataaaaattagaaaattatatatttaaatcccaTTTTAACCCTAAATTTATTGGAATAATTCTGTAATtgaataatatcctcaaacactgatTAATTGGAATTACGAtattgaaaacacaaaattaataacttgaagctTAGTTAGAAAGGACGATTTCGCCTCAGAGTCCTCACCAAGCTGacgtttcatcccaaaaccactgaagggttactcaTTATGGAAAATCAGAGCCCCTTTAAgcttccgttgatttttcggaagtctcctacaacaattcgattttacagcctaaatggcagctgtattttagctataccgaaaattgttcccgatccgatttctttcgataccataaatcttttCTCGGAACACTCAtcaagaccatataatttttcttagacaatttcaccccgaggcattccctacagttgattcggtacttataactccTATTTAGCCAATTTTTTGGtgttctaaactcatcgaaattacgtggcaacctcatatgAACATAGGGTATTACATATGTGGGTAGGTGTTGATTGAATATTTATCAAATGTGACGCATGTAACAGGTCATGTGActgagaggattaatgatttaCTACTGGCATTCGATTGTGAAACTGGTCCTCAGATCGAAGACGACTAGTTGTCTTGTACGTTGGTGTCAGAGATTTGTCATTGAACAGAACCGCCCGAATATGAGGTGAGAATGTTCTCTATGTGGTCTTTGTTCAATAGCATATAGAGGTAGATGATTGTTGATGAGATCTGTTAACCTCTGGCATGAAGTGAACATTCTATGCAATTTTAGTTGGTTAGTTATTGGAAAAACCTTGGCCAAGATATGCACGATCGAAAAGGGTTCTAATGTGTCATCTCGATCATATTATACTAGATTTTGGCATAGTTACCGAGTtttgtgagtttgatcaatccatgGCTCTCACTCGCTTAAGATGTTATCCAATGAAAGAATTATAGTGCATAATAATCGAAAGACTAAATAggtttactagaaatattgatttcattGCTAATAGGATCGTCTTTACATAATACTAATTATCACTCAGAACATTGAAATGTTTGACCGACATCAAAGATTTTGCCATGTCTCCATTGCTACTCAACTATGAACTTGTAAGGTCACACCCAAAAGTGAGCATAATATCGAATTAGTGAATTTGAGGTAGTAGAATGTTTGTATCCACCATTAACAAGTAATAGAGATTAAAttactattaagagttaattaataaatgtttgatTGCCTTGAAAAAGTCAGAAATGAAAAAGGGCAATTGGAAGAATATTAGGTGGCTTTCAAGCAATTGGCTTTTATGAAAAGCCATTCTCCCGCCCATGTGaatacttaataattaaatattaaccaGTCCCCCGCCCAcgtctcctttttcttttcatacaCGCGCAATTGAGTGTGGTTCGTAATACTAATTAGCCCATGTGaatacttaataattaaatattgattggcattaataataataattaaatatgtgaGTACTTAGGCTCTGCTTGATATTGATTTgagtatatatatgcacacaatAGAGCTCCGTTTGGCATCTTGATTTGATTAGCTTGGTTCCACAATGGCACCTCCCAAACAAGGTGTAAATGCCAGGAACGGAAATAATGTCTTCAGGGGTAGGGCGACTCAGAGAACGAGATACAGAGGCGGCAGCTCCACAGCTCCCGATCAAGAGATAAATGTAGAAGGTGGAGAAAACATCTTTGAAGGAGATTTCTCTCAGGAAGCTGAAGAAATCGCCCCCGCCGGCGGAGGCAACAATCCCAATCAGCCGATTATTATTATCATGCCCCCTGATAATGGAAGGCCTGTTCCAACGCCAGATCCATGGCCAACGCCAGAACCAAGGCCAACACCTAATCCAGGCGGCCATACGCCAGGTCAAAGCACGGTTTCAGTGCCTGGAGCAGGAATGCAAACGGTTTGTCCAGCCTGTGGAATCATTTGGGCTAGGAATAATTCCATGGCTAACTACCAGACGCTGTTAAGAGGAGGCCATATATACTCCTAAGTCCTAAGTCCTAatctataatttaaatattatgtatGTGTCCTTGGTCGGTCTTGAATAATGCATGTCCTAAGTCCTAATCTACTGTGTGTGAACTATGCTTCCATGAATGGAGGAGCACTTTGATTGATTGCTGCGTCTTTCGACTTCTTtctcttgttcttcctcttcctgAGGGGTTGACCTTGTTGTATTAATTCTATAATTTGAAAGATTATTGTTGTGTGTTTCTACGTACTGTCTAAACAAGACATCTATCTTCATGGCTACTACAATTgtgctcctctctctctctctctctcactctctctcccccttcaTGGATGACTTCTTACTCAGGCATCCGATCGAGGGTTAGCTGTTTATGGGAAGGCCTTAGGCAGTTCTATTTTCACTGCAAGTTCTTGTAGAATCATCCTAAGAGACAAGCCTAACAGAGATCAATGTGAAGTTGGTCTATGTCCACTATTGTGCCCATGAACTATTCTTTCGGATAAGATTTTTCACGTCATCAACTAAGATGTGAGGcaaaaatttttgtttgaattttttttttttaattcttatgcatatttttcttaaaatgaaaaattttcgATATCAAA is a window of Diospyros lotus cultivar Yz01 chromosome 10, ASM1463336v1, whole genome shotgun sequence DNA encoding:
- the LOC127810911 gene encoding uncharacterized protein LOC127810911 isoform X1; translated protein: MAPPKQGVNARNGNNVFRGRATQRTRYRGGSSTAPDQEINVEGGENIFEGDFSQEAEEIAPAGGGNNPNQPIIIIMPPDNGRPVPTPDPWPTPEPRPTPNPGGHTPGQSTVSVPGAGMQTVCPACGIIWARNNSMANYQTLLRGGHVYS
- the LOC127810911 gene encoding uncharacterized protein LOC127810911 isoform X2, which translates into the protein MAPPKQGVTARNGNNVFRGRATQRTRYRGGSSTAPDQEINVQGGENIFEGDFSQEAEEIAPAGGGNNPNQPIIIIMPPDNGRPVPTPDPWPTPEPRPTPNPGGHTPGQSTVSVPGAGMQTVCPACGIIWARNNSMANYQTLLRGGHIYS